The Periophthalmus magnuspinnatus isolate fPerMag1 chromosome 10, fPerMag1.2.pri, whole genome shotgun sequence genome segment TGCTTCTAAAGGTCCAAATAATCCAATCAACATAACAAATTACACaagataaaattatattataattgttattttGGTCAGTGGGGCAGAGCACACTCCTCCCAGCACAATTCTTTGTCAATTTTCacttaatacttttaattacaTAAAGGGCCCTCTGTACATCCgaccacaaaaacaacatgtagaCCTTTTGACCACCCCAATATCAATTTAACACTTTAAGACCTAACCACTTATAATATCTTCCAAATCCCAGGGATACTGCATTGTTCCATCTTTCTGCTCTCTGCCCGGTCACCCCCCCTTCAGTACCGTACCCCCattgtgtttgtgatgtttaaCCTTGTGCCCTGTGTTCTGTGCTGTAGCATCCCCTCCTATGACACTATGAACAGGTTCCCCCGGGCCTCCGCTCCCCCCAGGCACATCGACTGGTGAATAGTGCTTCAGACAGGTACTGCACACTGCGAATAATCgatttttattttcagaaacTTTCTTTCTGCAATTCTGCACCACCCTCTAATCGTGAATTTTTACATTAACGCCTTCCATAACTTTCAGTGCTTTGCTGCAGCTTATTTTACTGCCTTCTGCATGGTGAGATTTCAGATGGCGTATACTTGcaaataaaattgtattacaAGTAGTATCTATGAATTATTGCTATTGCTGACTAGGCACATTAGAGACACTGCTTTTGCTTACTCTGTCAATTCCTGTTGTTTACTATTGTCTGATGGATGAGGCAGTTCTATTATGAAATTGAACAGCCTCATATGGTAGTTATTTAGGCTCCATTTagaaaattattattgtagAACTGGGAATGCAAGTTATGCTGAAGAAGTAAAAAGGGGTTGGTATTAGGAAGAAGACCGAAAAAGAGTGAAAGACTGAGGAGGCTAAGGTTTCTCTGCTGCAATGGACACGAGCAATTGCTATATAGAATTTCTTCATAAGTAAgcattatatttacaatattttacaaCGTGTTATGTCTTTTAGGACCCCAGAATACTGAAACTTAACAACGCAGTGGTAAGTAAATTTATACAAGATGACTTAAATGGtgtacagtgtaacttttctggtttgggGTTTGCTGCTTTGTttgtaatgttccatagtattgcATTAAGCATATTCTATCTCTGTGAAGACCAGCAGCtggctaagttacaggttagatctgtggaagttaagttatttttgagcaataaaaacacctgtaattgaataaatacaagacaaagcattctaagcaaagtggaaacatcttcatggagacagaaaagttacatagtgcatatttAATAGCAAATCACTTACTATTTTATCCGTAGTATcaatgcatgtatttttatgttttagcttTTTACTTGGGGAGACATGAGACCATAGTAGTCGGGACTGGAAGATATGCTCTACCAACGCTCCCCCGCTAATCCACCCCACACCTGGAAAACTACCATCATCGACTGCTTCATAATTGGAACTCATTTGTTGTCAATCTGAGCCAGACTGCTGCATTTAAATAGGCGATGGTTTTAAAAACTCACAAGGGAAGACTTAACtttacacatacattcataATTATGTGATACAAGCCTATAGTGGAAATGGGATTTTCTACAGGACTAACCTCTGGAGTCAATGGACTTGTTGTAAACACTGGAATTCGTAGAGAATATAGTGCAAATATATTCAGTGCATTCAGCAACACATGATGAACACATGATGTTTACAGTGTTAGCTCGGACAGTGCTAGTTTGGGGCTCATGTGATAATGTCTGACTGCCTACTGAATTGTATTGAGTTCAGTAGGTTGGTATGAACCTAGACTGGCAAAGGAAAGtaaatatatacagttatagTATATATTTACTGGACCAAATAATTGACTGAATTTCTATCCTAACCCTATTCTCAAAGATGCATTCATTATTAGGTAGGGTATAGCGCACTAATCAAATAACATAATGAataagctgtagttttcaaattaggGTTTTCTCCtggtcatttctattagtgacttgACCCTAGAACTTGacatatttcaacaaaaatctgcatttaacaATACTAAATGTATCTGCCCACATCTGAATTAATAGTATGGGCCTGtaaaatgtgatgtcatctgaaacccagcaattagCTACCTAAACATACTATTTGGAACAACAATACAACTTAAAGTGAGActtaacacctaaactccacccacaaccacatttcacatAGACCTGCTAAACtaggcagtacctggaggactaaagaaaagagaggagaggaggggtgaagTTTTGGGACATAAGAACGGTGTGATTGGTTTttacaggtatccacacttcaaactccgccccaggtgtttgtaatcagaaacacctggctgtaatcatggcagtcttgtgtgatgttaCCACCTACTAGaaactgcagaggccactggaggcaaCACACACTTAGATTTAAGAGTTTTTCATCAGAAAGCTGCAGATTTACCTactttgcactaaagttgccaaaaaattTATTGGAACGGTAGATAATCcaattaaaacaccataaaaaAGGGATTTAGTGCTTAGTTAGTCTTTAAATCTTGTTTATAAGCTAACAAATGTGTTGAAGCTTATTGAAGATCCTTGGCAGTTTTCTTATATACTACACCAACAGAACACAAAAAGTAGCTTTCACAGACAAAtcctgtcaaaaacaaaagggaaaaaacaaaaaaacgtccATCTTGCTGCTGTATTTTGAGTATGCTTTGTTGCTTTGAAATTATGAAGCTAGCGaactttcaaaaaaatatttatttcttcGCAGAAAAATACTGAATGAAGCTAGGCTGGGAATAGATTTTGCTGCATATTTTGATTAACATAATTGTAGCAAACTAACAGGAAATGCTAAAGAGGCCATTTTAATTGAACTAATTTTCACCAATATTAGAGAGTAACATGCCATttcctaaatatttttttaagactTACAAGAGGTCTCAGGTGTTTAGTTCACAATCTTATTATGTGCTTGTTATAGAAGCAGCTTTATACAAATCTATTGGACTGCTAAATTTATTCAAAGCTATTTGTGTTTTCTACTGCTCCAATCGTGTTAGCTGGGATTTGTATGCTGAATTGTATCTGTAAtgcattggaaaaaaaaacaatcctgCAGCTACCTGACCACGTCGTCTCCATGTTTACAATCTGCATTTGTAATTACAGAGGGAAAGTAGACAATCCATTTTTTGGACGTGttagagctgtcaatcaaagagAACGCTTGTAAAAATATGCTTTAGCTTCATATTTGATGACACTGCACACAGACAAAGCATAGCCATACATTTTCATTACAGTATATGGCCATTTATCTTAACCAAGTTAATCTATTTTTTGTACACATTTTATCTCAGAAACATTAAAGGCCCTTTACctgatttatttgagcaaaatatattttataagcagtcaaaatatgtctgtcgCATGCTgtttgtatctaattataaaccattttattgtccgagaatcaggaagtggtTAGCTTTACAGTGATGGCAAAATTCCACTCTggtttgaaagttgtgaaaaacgtttataaactcatcactaactgtttaaaatgaactaggtcTGTTTTTCTCATATTTAAGATCAAAATCAGGTAAAGTGCCTTTAAACATCACTCAAACAAGTaggatatttttgtttatatccATAGCGACTAACAATATATAAATTTAACTATGGATATGTTTTCTCTGTGTGCCATGAGTAGTCACAAGATCctaatgtaaatgttttatgaagtGCTTTACTGTAGATACAGGGCGTATCCACATGCTAAAGGACTGCCACTGTGTTTTGTGGCATTCTGTTGTGAATGGACTGAAAAGTGCTGCTCCAAAGCAGAGCACCTGATGAAAAGATGTATGTGAGGACGGAAAACTGTacaaattgtgaataaaaaagaaacatttcatTCACTACAAAAGTGTGtgctttgttgttttattgtggctAATCTTTGTGTAGAGTTGAGGGtttgattcctgttcaaagcAAATGCCGTCAACTGTTATGTTTGAGAAAATGTCTGGATAAATGGTGCACTACACTTCAGTTGTTGAAAGCTTAACATCACTTTATTACatgttatacacacacatacacacgttgGGTTTGCATGTTTAATGGGGACATTACACTGACATTCATTTCTTGAGGACTGATCCAAGAACATGAACCAGTTACCATTTGCCTAATTTAATCTAAACCATAACCTtaacctaaccttaaccaacCATATGGTTGCTGCTCTAATGATAAAGGATTTACGTCAcagggacctgatttttgtccccataagagAATGCAGGTCTCCACTCCCTGCAAATTGAGTGTGTAGATCTTAGTTCCCACAATATGATAAACACTCACCCatacaaaatgtacaaagttaATTCTATATGCGTGTAAAAAATCCCCTTGGTGGGATGAACATCTGTCTGCTGTTTACATACACAGAAGCAAGACTACTTCATCATGTCATATCAGAGAACATTTGAGGTTTGCACCACAGAGACTGTGAGCACAGTACATTATGTAAAGGTCTGTGGCTCAGGTGCCATATatgtaacacataacacatgcCATGTAACAGTAGTCACACTGGCTCTTTGTGGAGGCAGAACATTCCTGTGTGGCACCAGCTCTGGACCAGAGCACCAGTGTCTCACTGCTCTGCTATTTATAATAGAGATGATTACATCCCCATAAGCTCCACTCTGAGGTCTGCACAGGCACAAGCTAACAAGTGAATAAGCAATAGCAGCAAAACCACTGACCAGCATGCTCCTGCTCCTAAATAGATATGTGTGTAAGACTGGACAGGCTtagcaaaatgtgtctgtttttgtttgtgtaaagATGTGTTGAAACGgtgatttaaaggtgcgctgtcacttttctggtgaaaagCCCACCACCTTTAGTTGCTTTTCCAAGAATCGTCCACAGTATGTCTGtcaccatggatacaagcaggtgatgccaccaggtaaAGGTATGGCTCTGaccttgctcacagtaagagtgtGTGTTTTcaaccaataacatctcaatggacaCAAGAAGATTAGGCTTAAGATACAAGTTATTGTCCTTGTAAGGAAATCTTTCCTCTGCATGGAATTAGGGCACCTGGGGACCTGTcttcagctggaggattttacctattatacatgttttgtgttgatgagGCAAACTTGATAGAAATACGCAAGGAGTTGAAGTCAGAACATTCTTGCTATGAGGTGAGAGTGCTAGTTATTCAGCCACAAACAATTACTGCAATCCCTTTACACAACTGACAAAACAGCAGCCTCAGTACTTGACCTTGATGGATCAAGCATTACTGTGGCACCTGACACACAATAACCATGATGGCACCTTCAGGAAAAGAACACTGAGACCCCAGCCACAAAGAAGCACACCCATGTGTCaggtgcatgtgacaggttcaATGCATCTGCCACACAATGTCACAGCTCTGTGACACCTTTCAGACAACACAGCCGGTGTTCATTGCattaatgcatttttacaagaactgaataataaacaaaactacTTAACCTTATCTGACCCATTCTGGACCACACCACTATATACACTCATAATAAACACTTTTACTCTTCAACAGCAGTCTGTACTTTAACTTTATGTTCCAGCGTCAGACGTTCCAGTGCCATGTGTGAGCAACCTCCCCTCACGTTTCTTCATTTCGCTGtctaaaagtgttttttgttgagtGCTAAATTATAACTTTGGCTGTATGGCATAGAGACTTCACTGCCTGTGAGAACAAGCGAGCGCTTGATTGCTCAGTATAGTAAATGATTATAAAGTCTGTCATGCAGTTTTGATTGAGGTGTACTTAGTATAAGAATTTAAAGGTATTGCCTCTGGGGTTGTAATTTGCAATTTGCCACAGGCTGCAAAGACTCTTCACGTGTTATTCTCTTATTACATAACATCTAGCTTTGGTTTTGAATGTGTTGGCTGACTTGACATGTGGCCCTGACTTCCTCCAAAAGCCATAAGTGGTGTTTtcggtcctcctcctgtctgtacATCGCTTTTTTTCTCCAATCTTTCATTCTGTCGCAAATAAATAGCTGGGAGGATCATTACCTCGAGCAGTCTAACTCTCCAACTTCGAAGTGACAACATGTGGACCCAAGCCAGCTCCCTTCTCCTGCTGCTTTTTGCTTGCTGCTTCTGTGCAACCAACGCTCAAGACCGGAGGCAAAACATCTGGAATGATCCGATAacattcaacacaaaaacaaaggaCAAATGTACTATGGTAATTACTGGGCAAGGGGAGTACACCAAGCTCAAGTTGTCCTGCCAGGGTCCAAAAAGATCCTATTGGTGCGAGTATGTCGGTAAACCGTACTTGTGTGGCTCTTTCAACAAAAACCCTCGCCACTACTTCGTCCAGATGATGTGGGGTTTGCGAAAGCTCAATAACGCCTGCCAAGCTCCGAGGGTCATCAAGCCCCACATGTGCCGAAAAGCGACCGACGAATCGCAGATGGTGTTCTCCTCGGCTTCGTTTCCACGGCAACCGGAAAGACAAAAGGAAGCGAGTCAAGCAAGGGTGCAGCAAAGGCCCGTTCCGACCAGACCGGCGTGGCGCAGGTATCCGGAGAGCGGGCCCATAAGGGAGATGCAGAGGAGCGGGCACAAGGAACCAGCTCCCACGTCCGAGTCGCACAAGAAGAGGATGGCAAGGCTCTACTGTTGGAAGTCAATGCAAGGAGTCTGTGCCTATGTCATCGGGCTGTTTAGGGAGTAGGAGACAGGTGAGTGAATAGGAATATCATTATTATCTGCTAAAAGACAGCCAACAATTAAATATACTTGTAAATCTTTTCTGTAGTGGAaaataattggaaaaaaattgCCAGTGTTCCaaaatttttttgtaaattaatgattgattatatatatatatatatatatatatatatatatatatatatatatatatatatatatatatatatatatatatatatatatatatatataaaaatttttattaccttttttttcaatttcaatttagttttaattatcCATTtgaacaacatatttttcagaCTATTACTAGAAGATTGGgtcaaagtaaaacaaattaTACTGTTAAAAATAGTTGCATACAAGAGCTATTGTagtgttatttttgtaataaacttGAGCACATGTGAAGAAATGTAATTGTCGAACCCAAATAACTTGAAAATCTTAaagtttggtttatttttgtatttattacaacAGTATACTTAACACGCAACTAATTTCCCTTATGCAGCTCCAAAGTCATTGACCATGCTGGGAGGACTACAGCGCTCTCTTCAGGGGGGTTGAAGCATGACTGGGACTGTTCCAAACTAAATGGTCTGACTCCCTGTTCTTCTAACCAGCCAAGCACGCACCGTATACAACCACCATCCACTAGCTATCCACACAAAGCAAAGCACACCCGCAGAAGACCTTCTCACTGCATCGTCACAGCTATTCTGACCAACGAGGCGAACAGCCAGCCGTCGACACGTATCTTGTACCATATTTGTTTACTTGTATATAACTTGTGTAATCGTTGTGGACActatgaataaatgaaatgtcTTGAATGATATGTTTACAAGGGGTATTAAATAATGCtattacataaaatacattatttatcAAACGCCTGTTTTCATTCTTTAacataaaattattattcaagTAGTTAGTGACATCACTGAGGACTGCTCTGATTACAaacaggtgtttctgattacaaacacttaGATGCGGGGGCGGGGCTTGAAATGTTGATACCTGctaaaccaatcacactgttcctcatatgccCAGACCACGccctccaccctctcccttTTAGTATTCCAGATACTGTCCAGTTTAGCAGCCGTATTTGAAATGTGCGGAtcttaggtgtttagtcccactttaaatagCTATAAAATCAATGTGTTGGTAAATGGTTTACAGTATTATAGATTAGTAttatagatttagatttttatatagcatttttccaccttcaagtcactcaaagtactttaccaCTCACCCATACACAGAAACTGGGgaaagatgggttaagtgtcttgcccaaggacacaaagacagcagtcatctgtgggagctggaatcgcaccaccaacctgtgtgtCATTGCATCTGATTTTGCTCTACCAGGATTTGAACagtcaacctttggatcagtggagcTGACACTCTAATAACTGAGCTACTGACAACCAATATATTTGAAAAGAGcaacacatacatttttggtTTACTTACCTACTTGGAGTTGTAGTTAACAAGCCGTataaataatcttaaatgtcGAGATATCCTATAATAAtaagattttggtgtgcatgtgacCAGAGCCAGTGATAAAAGTCAGAGCAAACAGGCTGGTGGTGTTTTTAGCTTCATTTTGACCTCTTCTACAGACATGAAAGGACAGGATGTTCCACTCTTTAAGAGGAATCACTGAAAAGGCTCGGTCTCGAATGGACACGAGTTTGGATTAAGGTGAAGTCAGAGGAGCTATCTGCAGATCTGAGGGCTCTGGGAGGAAACTAAGGCTATAGCCGCTCTGATACTGACAGACCAGCAAATTCAAACACTTATAAACTATCAATAAAACGTATTGAAAAAGCAACTGGGAGCCCATTAATTATGTTCACCCATAGtcataaaatgtaattgtctcTCATTGCCAAGTTCCACTCTAAAACCAACATCTTTTTGAAGAGCTCAAGCCACCAGTTTTCCACAGGATTTTCCAAATCAAAAGTACGCTAAAAACCAAAATGTACACATAAAATGtacaagtaaaaacatttataacattataaactaAACAACAGCTGCATGTCAAAACCCAAATTAATCAAAAGAAACACAGGATTACTAAGAACATAAAGAACGTTTACTCTTCTGAAatgcataaataatacaaatgccATTTTTGTCATAGAAACTACTAGCTGTAAATTCTTATACTTTTGCACTGAAATTGCTTTAACTTCTACaaaacactactactaccactacaactaccacggccacttctactactactactacttcttctactacttctatactcctactactactactactactatcaccaccactactactacaaccactacagttACCACTGCCCCTACTAGTACTacttactactagtactattacgACTACTATTGCACACCCCTACCACAACTATTACTAGCACTacttctaatactactactactactactattactactaccaacactactactattagtactactgctactactactattaccaccaccactactactactatttctactactaccactacaactaccactgcCACTAcgtattaccactactactactactactactactactactactactactactactactacgactagtATAGCATACTAccaccactgctactgctactgctataaCTATctctgctactacaactactactactaccaccattacCACAACCACTACTCcgactactactacagtattGTATTTTTCCTATGTCCACGATTGTGAGATCTGCAGAATAAATGCAATTCATAAATTATAGATAGTGCAGTCATGAGCACATCAAAAAGTGTAATTTCTCGTCACAAACTACTTCCTTCCAGTGAACTATTTCTGTACAAGTCAGTCCAGATGTTGTAGTACCCAAATAAGCCTGCAGGTGCCACTAGTACAACACTCCCAGACACTTACACCAAACTACAGTGATTTTGTCCTGCCTTGACTTGAGTTTTTTTCCCCAACATTTTTCCCCCTTTCTAGCCACTTCATCATTGGCACACTGTACATCCAGATGGTCCGGGGAAAGTCCTAGAAGGCTCACAGTCATTTGCATCTCtttatgaccaaaaaaaaaaatctttaaaagtcAATTTACTGCATACAAGTGGGAATTCTTCAAGAAATCAGTGCAGTCTGTCACTTAAGATTACCCCCGTGCCTCTACTAAGAAAAGGTGAGTACTTACATGGTAATTCTAAGATAAGACTTGATTACATGCaaattttattacttaaaatgTGCAAGGTCGCTGGCAAAGTTTAAATTATGCAAGTACAGCAAGTTGTGATTCATTTCTTCCACTTATTCATTTGCATTGGGGTGTTTAATCTGGAAGGCTAATACTGCAAGACCTAATTCATAATGTATGTTAATGGCGATTCGGCCAGTCACTTGTGAGCACTGCTTTAAATTGCATATATACATCAAACTAAGACGACATACATAATGTTTTCAAGCCATGGATTCTTGGATATTACATAGAATTCatgctgtgtttgcattgttaGTGTAATCTCCATGGTAATCCCATATGGGCCCATAAAATCCAGGATTTCATGAGTGGGTTAAATTAAACATGTGAGCTATGACTGATTGGTTAGCAATTAGTACTGCTGCCTGTGGAGTAGAAGTGAAGTGAACATCGGCATATATGCAACTATGCAAAGTTCAGGTGTTCTTATTTGgtgctataaaaatataaagtgaataaGGAAagtaacaaatatatatttattattctgctttgttttgtttggtttagttttgttttgggcCAGTGGTCTCTAATGAAGCTATTTTAGACACGTATGTAAACAGCCCGTGGTTATTTTCTCTGTTCTTCATTTGTGTGGGTGTAACTCATTGCAGTTCATAAGGGAGATATCATTTGAGATATCATAACCTTCACCTTATTGTAAAGCATGTATAAGGTAGAAATATG includes the following:
- the fgfbp2a gene encoding fibroblast growth factor binding protein 2a, whose protein sequence is MWTQASSLLLLLFACCFCATNAQDRRQNIWNDPITFNTKTKDKCTMVITGQGEYTKLKLSCQGPKRSYWCEYVGKPYLCGSFNKNPRHYFVQMMWGLRKLNNACQAPRVIKPHMCRKATDESQMVFSSASFPRQPERQKEASQARVQQRPVPTRPAWRRYPESGPIREMQRSGHKEPAPTSESHKKRMARLYCWKSMQGVCAYVIGLFRE